The Nocardioides pantholopis genome window below encodes:
- a CDS encoding methyltransferase domain-containing protein, producing MTLREESFTSVFAQALRGEPCRVHGLAAEPERLPVTVWSQEAGPVDREMLSHCVGPTLDVGCGPGRMAAQLLGAGHVVLGIDVVPEAVWQTRGRGVVALHRDVFDPVPGEGRWQTALLADGNVGIGGDPVALLSRVRELLGPRGRVVAELAGPGVPMSSRTVRLECAGAHSRPFSWAVVGTDDAAPVAAAAGLAVRGTHGRAGRWWAVLEREGDRSVA from the coding sequence ATGACCCTGCGCGAGGAGTCGTTCACGAGCGTGTTCGCCCAGGCCCTGCGCGGCGAGCCGTGCCGGGTGCACGGCCTCGCCGCCGAGCCCGAGCGGCTCCCGGTCACCGTCTGGTCGCAGGAGGCGGGACCGGTCGACCGCGAGATGCTCAGCCACTGCGTGGGCCCGACCCTCGACGTCGGCTGCGGGCCGGGGCGGATGGCGGCCCAGCTCCTCGGCGCCGGGCACGTCGTGCTCGGCATCGACGTGGTCCCCGAGGCCGTCTGGCAGACCCGCGGGCGCGGGGTCGTGGCGCTGCACCGCGACGTCTTCGACCCGGTGCCGGGGGAGGGCCGCTGGCAGACCGCGCTGCTCGCCGACGGCAACGTCGGGATCGGCGGCGACCCCGTCGCGCTGCTGAGCCGGGTGCGCGAGCTGCTCGGCCCGCGGGGGCGGGTCGTCGCGGAGCTCGCCGGCCCCGGCGTACCCATGTCCAGCCGGACGGTGCGGCTGGAGTGCGCCGGCGCCCACAGCCGTCCGTTCAGCTGGGCCGTCGTCGGCACCGACGACGCCGCGCCGGTCGCCGCCGCGGCCGGCCTCGCCGTCCGCGGCACCCACGGCCGGGCCGGCCGGTGGTGGGCGGTCCTCGAGCGCGAAGGAGACAGGAGCGTGGCATGA
- a CDS encoding TIGR04282 family arsenosugar biosynthesis glycosyltransferase — protein MLPRMLVVAKAPVPGQVKTRLGEVVGMAAAAEVAAAALLDTLAVCRRAVGAERCHLSLAGHLADAVRADELARELVGWSVVPQRGRDFGDRLAHAHRGVPGPVVQVGMDTPQVTEDLLLTVAAGLAEHDAVLGPAEDGGWWVLALRDPARAAVLSGVAMSTPTTYADTRAALVADGCRVGTASALRDVDEVADGHLVAAQAPGSRFARAWSGVGALG, from the coding sequence ATGCTGCCCCGGATGCTCGTGGTGGCCAAGGCGCCGGTGCCCGGACAGGTGAAGACCCGCCTGGGCGAGGTCGTGGGGATGGCCGCCGCGGCCGAGGTCGCCGCCGCGGCGCTGCTGGACACCCTGGCCGTGTGCCGACGCGCGGTCGGGGCCGAGCGCTGCCACCTGAGCCTCGCCGGCCACCTCGCCGACGCCGTCCGCGCCGACGAGCTGGCCCGCGAGCTGGTCGGGTGGAGCGTGGTGCCGCAGCGCGGCCGGGACTTCGGCGACCGTCTCGCACACGCCCACCGAGGCGTCCCGGGGCCGGTCGTGCAGGTCGGCATGGACACCCCGCAGGTGACCGAGGACCTGCTGCTGACGGTCGCGGCCGGGCTGGCGGAGCACGACGCGGTGCTCGGGCCCGCCGAGGACGGGGGCTGGTGGGTGCTGGCGCTGCGCGACCCGGCCCGCGCCGCGGTGCTCTCCGGGGTCGCGATGTCCACGCCCACGACGTACGCCGACACCCGCGCCGCGCTCGTCGCCGACGGATGCCGGGTCGGCACGGCGTCCGCGCTGCGCGACGTCGACGAGGTCGCCGACGGCCACCTGGTCGCCGCGCAGGCCCCCGGCAGCCGGTTCGCGCGGGCCTGGTCCGGAGTGGGGGCCCTCGGATGA
- a CDS encoding glycosyltransferase family 2 protein: MAVCDLVLPCRDEAPALEALLPRMPPELAVVVVDNGSVDDTAEVARRLGARVVHEARPGYGAAVHAGILAATHDLVGVMDGDGSFDPAQLLPLVADVESGRADLAIGRRRPVARGVWPWHARAGNALLVAWLRRRIDLDAHDIAPMRVCRRADLLALDVRDRRFGYPLELMQKATLAGWRVSERDVDYHPRAAGTRSKVSGSVRGTLRTARDFWGVIS; encoded by the coding sequence ATGGCTGTCTGTGACCTCGTGCTCCCGTGCCGGGACGAAGCCCCGGCGCTCGAGGCGCTGCTGCCCCGGATGCCCCCCGAGCTGGCGGTCGTGGTGGTCGACAACGGCTCGGTCGACGACACCGCGGAGGTCGCGCGGCGGCTCGGCGCGCGGGTGGTGCACGAGGCGCGGCCCGGGTACGGCGCCGCCGTGCACGCCGGCATCCTGGCCGCCACCCACGACCTGGTAGGCGTCATGGACGGCGACGGCTCCTTCGATCCCGCGCAGCTGCTGCCGCTCGTGGCCGACGTCGAGTCCGGGCGCGCCGACCTGGCCATCGGCCGCCGCCGCCCGGTCGCCCGCGGCGTCTGGCCCTGGCACGCCCGGGCCGGCAACGCGCTGCTGGTCGCCTGGCTGCGCCGGCGCATCGACCTCGACGCCCACGACATCGCGCCGATGCGGGTGTGCCGGCGCGCCGACCTGCTCGCGCTCGACGTCCGGGACCGGCGCTTCGGCTACCCGCTCGAGCTGATGCAGAAGGCCACGCTGGCGGGCTGGCGGGTCAGCGAGCGGGACGTGGACTACCACCCGCGGGCCGCCGGCACCCGGTCCAAGGTCTCCGGCTCGGTCCGCGGCACGCTGCGCACCGCCCGGGACTTCTGGGGCGTGATCTCGTGA
- a CDS encoding NAD-dependent epimerase/dehydratase family protein yields MRVLLTGSAGFIGTAIGAALEAAGHEVVRVDMMLDKAHGATQAPAGTHRLDVRDAASWTSLLTGVDAVCHQAAVVGAGVAVADLPDYAGHNDLGTAALLAAMHVAGVDRLVLASSMVVYGEGRYTCAEHGDQAPPPRERAALDAGDFENHCPVCGADLAWALVDEDARLDPRSSYAVSKLAQEHYASAWVRQADASAVALRYHNVYGPGMPRDTPYSGVAAMFRSSLERGERPQVFEDGGQMRDFVHVDDVARANLAALQSVVADDPGRYAAYNVASGHPVAIREVAELVGAGVGGGVRPEVTGGYRLGDVRHVVASPELARTGLGFAAEVLPRDGLRAFATAPLRA; encoded by the coding sequence GTGAGGGTGCTGCTCACCGGCTCCGCCGGGTTCATCGGCACGGCGATCGGGGCGGCGCTCGAGGCGGCCGGCCACGAGGTGGTCCGCGTCGACATGATGCTGGACAAGGCGCACGGCGCGACGCAGGCGCCGGCGGGCACGCACCGCCTCGACGTGCGCGACGCCGCATCCTGGACCTCGCTGCTCACCGGCGTCGACGCGGTCTGCCACCAGGCGGCAGTGGTCGGAGCCGGGGTGGCCGTCGCCGACCTCCCGGACTACGCCGGGCACAACGACCTCGGCACCGCCGCGCTGCTGGCGGCCATGCACGTGGCCGGCGTCGACCGGCTGGTGCTGGCCTCCTCGATGGTCGTCTACGGCGAGGGCCGCTACACCTGCGCCGAGCACGGCGACCAGGCGCCGCCCCCGCGGGAGCGCGCCGCGCTGGACGCCGGCGACTTCGAGAACCACTGCCCGGTCTGCGGAGCGGACCTGGCCTGGGCGCTGGTCGACGAGGACGCCCGGCTGGACCCGCGCAGCTCCTACGCGGTCAGCAAGCTCGCCCAGGAGCACTACGCGTCGGCGTGGGTCCGCCAGGCCGACGCGAGCGCGGTGGCGCTGCGCTACCACAACGTCTACGGGCCGGGCATGCCCCGCGACACGCCGTACTCCGGGGTGGCGGCGATGTTCCGCTCCTCCCTGGAGCGCGGCGAGCGGCCGCAGGTCTTCGAGGACGGCGGCCAGATGCGCGACTTCGTGCACGTCGACGATGTCGCCCGCGCCAACCTGGCCGCGCTGCAGTCCGTCGTCGCCGACGACCCCGGCCGGTACGCCGCCTACAACGTCGCCTCCGGGCACCCGGTCGCGATCCGGGAGGTCGCCGAGCTGGTCGGGGCGGGCGTCGGCGGCGGGGTCCGGCCCGAGGTGACCGGCGGCTACCGGCTCGGCGACGTCCGGCACGTGGTCGCCTCGCCCGAGCTGGCCCGGACCGGGCTCGGGTTCGCCGCCGAGGTGCTGCCCCGCGACGGGCTGCGCGCGTTCGCGACGGCGCCGCTGCGCGCCTGA